CGGCTGGTCCGATGTCATGCTCCTTGAGCGCTCCGAGCTGACTTCGGGCAGCACATGGCACGCAGCTGGTGGCTTTCACACGCTCAATGGCGACACGAATATGGCCGCTCTACAGGGCTACACCATCCGCCTCTACAAAGAGCTCGAAGAGCTTACAGGCCTTTCCTGTGGTCTGCACCATGTCGGCGGCGTGACCCTGGCCGACAATCAGGACCGCTTCGACATGCTTGTTGCCGAGCGCGCCAAGCACCGCTTCATGGGGCTGGAAACAGAGATCGTCGGCCCCGACGAAATCAAGAAAATCGCTCCCGTCACCAATGTCGAAGGCATCATTGGCGGGCTTTACGATCCGCTTGATGGGCACCTTGATCCCTCAGGTACAACCCACGCCTATGCCAAAGCCGCCCGCATGGGTGGGGCCACCATCGAAACACACACGATGGTCAAAGAAACCAACCAGCGCCCTGATGGCACATGGGATGTGGTCACAGACAAAGGCACGATCCACGCCGAACATGTGGTCAACGCAGGCGGCCTCTGGGCGCGCGAAGTCGGCGCGCTGGCAGGGGTCTACTTCCCGCTCCACCCAATGGAACACCAGTATATCGTCACAGACGAGGTGCCCTTGATCCGCGATATGATGGCCGATGGTATCGAGCACCCTCACGTGATGGACCCCGCAGGCGAAAGTTATCTGCGCCAAGAAGGCCGCGGCCTCTGCATCGGCTTTTACGAACAGCCCTGCCGCCCTTGGGCGGTTGACGGTACCAGCTACAACTTTGGCCAAGAGCTTCTTGCTGATGACTTTGACAAGATCGAAGACAGCATCAACTTCGCCTACAAGCGCTTCCCCGATCTGGAAAAAGCCGGCGTTAAGTCCGTGATCCACGGCCCGTTCACGTTTGCCCCTGATGGGAACCCGCTCGTCGGCCCCGTCCCCGGTATGCGCAACTATTGGTCTGCCTGCGGCGTCATGGCCGGCTTTTCTCAGGGCGGCGGCGTCGGCCTCATGCTCGCGCAGTGGATGGTTGAGGGCGAATGCGAACGCGACACCATGGCAATGGATGTCGCTCGCTTTGGGGACTGGATCACACCGGGCTACACCCTGCCCAAAGTCATCGAGAACTACCAAAAGCGCTTTTCCGTCAGCTATCCGAACGAAGAGCTCCCCGCCGCGCGCCCCTTCCGCCAAACGCCTATGTATGACGTCTTTGACGAAATGGGCGCAGTCTGGGGCCAGCAGTTTGGCCTCGAAGTGGTCAATTACTTCGCCCAAGGCGATGAGCCGCGCTTTGAGACGCCAAGCTTCCGCCGGTCCAACGCCTTTGAGGCCACCGCGCGCGAAGTCAAAGCGGTGCGCGAAGCCGTTGGTATCAATGAAACGCATAACTTTGGCAAATACCTTGTGACAGGGCCAAATGCCCGCGCATGGCTTGACCGCGTTATGGCAGGCCGTGTCCCACAAATCGGCCGCCTCTCGCTCACGCCCATGCTCAGCCACAAAGGCCGCCTGATCGGAGATTTCACCATTTCCTGCCTTGGCGAGGAAGCCTTCCAGCTCACGGCAAGCTATGGCAGCCAAGCCTACCACATGCGCTGGTTTGAACAGAACGAGATGGAAGGCGTCACAGTTGAAAACGTCTCAGACAAGCTCACGGGCTTCCAGATC
This genomic window from Lentibacter algarum contains:
- a CDS encoding FAD-dependent oxidoreductase, with product MKITTRVAVIGGGVVGASVLYHLTKLGWSDVMLLERSELTSGSTWHAAGGFHTLNGDTNMAALQGYTIRLYKELEELTGLSCGLHHVGGVTLADNQDRFDMLVAERAKHRFMGLETEIVGPDEIKKIAPVTNVEGIIGGLYDPLDGHLDPSGTTHAYAKAARMGGATIETHTMVKETNQRPDGTWDVVTDKGTIHAEHVVNAGGLWAREVGALAGVYFPLHPMEHQYIVTDEVPLIRDMMADGIEHPHVMDPAGESYLRQEGRGLCIGFYEQPCRPWAVDGTSYNFGQELLADDFDKIEDSINFAYKRFPDLEKAGVKSVIHGPFTFAPDGNPLVGPVPGMRNYWSACGVMAGFSQGGGVGLMLAQWMVEGECERDTMAMDVARFGDWITPGYTLPKVIENYQKRFSVSYPNEELPAARPFRQTPMYDVFDEMGAVWGQQFGLEVVNYFAQGDEPRFETPSFRRSNAFEATAREVKAVREAVGINETHNFGKYLVTGPNARAWLDRVMAGRVPQIGRLSLTPMLSHKGRLIGDFTISCLGEEAFQLTASYGSQAYHMRWFEQNEMEGVTVENVSDKLTGFQIAGPKAREVLAACTRSDVSTMKFMDVRHMTVGMVDCVVQRVSYTGDLGYEIYCDPMAQRALWRKLWEAGQDHGMLPFGMRAMMSLRLDKFFGSWLSEFSPDYTAAETGLDRFISFKKNADFIGRAAAEAEREAGPARKLCAFEVDADDADVNAYEPIWLGGEVVGFCTSGGYSHHAGKSIAQGFVPLDQAHDGLEVEIEILGKMCKARLITTALFDADGARMRG